The proteins below are encoded in one region of Styela clava chromosome 4, kaStyClav1.hap1.2, whole genome shotgun sequence:
- the LOC120325749 gene encoding serine/threonine-protein kinase MRCK alpha-like isoform X2, which yields MSAVKMRNNKSNGQDANSISSSNQTADMRIKELEKFILDGPWSPQWLSVETLLDILIVLYDECGNSTLRREKSVIDFIEWAKPFTSRIKETRLHKDDFDFLKVIGRGAFGEVAVVKMRNTDDVYAMKILNKWEMLKRAETACFREERDVLVHGNTNWITKLHYAFQDDNNLYLVMDYYVGGDLLTLLSKFEEGLPEDMARFYIAEMVLAIDSIHKLQYVHRDIKPDNVLLDVNGHIRLADFGSCLRLLPDGTVQSNIAVGTPDYISPEILQAMEDGKGRYGPECDWWSLGVCMYEMLYGETPFYAESLVETYGKIMTHKEKFRFPSGAYNREVSDAAKSLMSSLVCDSKDRLGQRGTEDFRDHPFFTGIDWENLTTMTPPYIPEYSSPTDTSNFDVDDMDSKHSSDAAPPNSSMGAFSGHHLPFIGFTYTSNSSLSDASCGSISKRSRIDNGAAGDTNEKISNASTHSLERKVHRLEQEKLNLERKLAESAKNNHNASTKVEHDQLAQTGREDESKKLKDEINLLHKKLNAADQELQAADVLRRDLEDAHQKVKALERQQRHLKQERDDTHRDLVEVKERAREQGRQLKDTHAQRKLAMEEFTEINERLTDVRTQKKKLARQLREKDEELEAATSQFKQDLRRSEKAKTSLEDQLEQKTTEVLKQTKLRELGDARVRQVEEEIEELRSKQKSMAADVPSSSHEQQIQQLQETVSRLRQDAERSDVTQREELSRKDTMHASEIKHLKVKILEAESQHVALQREIMILKDKVEKTRRENNLEQQEAIKDVKLKYEKQIKLESDNAVSLQAEVERLTSELEKSQQSVKALEEDIREGKERKEDVQQWEAQIAEIIQWVSDEKDARGYLQALAGKMTEELDTLKSTSARANTMDKWQAQRRQKVDRQAILELQSNLQSEIQAKQKISEELTRAKERNLVIENELQEANITIEELKDENVNLREKNDSTSKKQSDRRHSQLSFLNFLKDSSPSPVTHIVDNYEPTQSDMDFNIDFNQLGRLESIKSGQQHDPNQQQQQQRSQIRYKSGSMRSDSSITSEESSQNNHYEQRSRESSSIKEIENSKAHSSSSPTRRVPSFKPIQQQVPKPKAHAFIVKTFSTPTKCNHCSSLMVGLMRQGTTCEVCEFSCHVSCASKAPAVCPIPREQSKRPKGIDPQRGIGTAYEGFVKIPKPMGVRKGWIKQLAVVCDFKLFLYDLNENRSGGGGQPGSHQPSVIVSQVIDMRDEQFEVKSVTESDVIHANKKDIPCIFSVVASCMSRPKLRTQVLMLADTESDKNKWIGAFSELHRVLRRNQLKDKSVFKPLEAYDSTLPIVKSAMSAAIIDRDRIAIGNEEGLYVIELRTDEIVKVGDAKKVHAIEVLPKALLVAVISGRNKHVRLHTWGALDGSMHDDTAIKIEDTKACTALCSGTVRQGTTSCLCVAMKKHVNVYELNSTKTRHKKVKDIMLPNPAQWMAVFNERLCAGYVSGFALFSIQGDNSPVPLMSCDDKSLAFLTNPPVDTYCAVEITHKEYLLCFSTCGVYTDWQGRRSRQLELMWPAPPSAITYNAPYLIVYSENAVDVFDILEMEWLQTIPLKKVRPLSRDGALNLACSMDPPKLVYMKNKYDEGDELQLSELTSVGKRQYYKGKTKRRFAFKVPPEELRSSLRTELLKNPERRSQLISAPANFNHVAHMGPGDGMQILKDLPGPPPQSHTHDLISTPSNFNHVYHLGPDVMDSSLVELRRQQQQQQQQQTSASVTRGASEPKMGPMYKQQSSSNSQHVSRSESSPQHRSPGSSQHPRSSSFNHRAGDQYQQHHTTVSSSSSSTTTSPDRHGPWNMSQSVQSSYNQYVSSSSVSASMATYDREDSDSRLSTASNKSSDLSLPPSPSSHPKTTYLLDSESGSWDA from the exons ATGAGTGCCGTTAAAATGAGAAATAACAAAAGCAATGGCCAAGATGCTAACTCAATTTCATCAAGCAATCAAACTGCGGATATGAGAATCAAAGAATtagaaaa ATTTATCCTGGATGGTCCATGGAGTCCACAGTGGTTGAGTGTAGAAACACTGCTGGATATACTTATAGTATTATATGACGAATGTGGTAACTCCACGTTAAGAAGAGAAAAAAGTGTTATCGATTTCATAGAATGGG CAAAACCTTTCACATCAAGAATAAAAGAAACGAGATTGCACAAAGACGACTTCGATTTCTTGAAAGTAATTGGAAGAGGAGCATTTGGAGAG GTTGCCGTTGTCAAAATGAGAAATACAGATGATGTTTATGCcatgaaaatattgaacaaatgGGAAATGTTAAAGCGGGCCGAAACAGCATGTTTTCGAGAAGAACGAGATGTATTGGTACATGGAAATACAAACTGGATTACGAAGCTTCACTATGCTTTTCAAGATGATAATAATTTG TATCTTGTTATGGACTATTATGTCGGTGGTGATCTTCTTACACTTCTAAGCAAATTTGAAGAAGGGCTACCTGAAGATATGGCAAGATTTTATATTGCTGAAATGGTGCTAGCTATAGATTCAATACATAAACTTCAATATGTTCATAG GGACATCAAACCTGACAATGTACTACTCGATGTCAACGGTCATATTCGTCTTGCCGACTTTGGTTCATGTTTACGATTATTACCGGATGGCACT GTTCAATCCAACATAGCTGTTGGGACTCCTGACTACATTTCACCGGAGATCCTGCAAGCTATGGAAGATGGAAAGGGCCGATATGGACCAGAATGTGACTGGTGGTCTCTCGGCGTTTGTATGTACGAAATGTTATATGGAGAAACTCCTTTCTATGCAGAATCGCTTGTCGAAACATATGGAAAAATTATGACACATAAG GAAAAGTTTCGATTTCCTTCTGGCGCCTATAATCGAGAAGTTTCTGATGCAGCAAAGAGTTTGATGAGCAG CTTAGTATGTGACAGCAAAGATAGACTCGGTCAAAGGGGAACTGAGGATTTTCGGGATCATCCATTCTTTACTGGTATTGATTGGGAGAATCTAACCACCATGACACCACCTTATATACCGGAGTATTCGTCACCCACAGATACATCAAATTTCGATGTCGATGACATGGACTCAAAACATTCTAGCGATGCAGCCCCTCCAAATTCATCTATGGGAGCTTTTTCTGGTCATCATTTACCTTTTATCGGATTTACTTACACATCAAATTC ATCTCTGTCAGATGCTTCATGTGGTTCCATCAGCAAAAGATCTCGAATTGACAACGGTGCAGCAGGAGATACGAATGAAAAAATAAGCAATGCATCAACTCATTCACTTGAAAGAAAAGTGCACAGACTTGAACAGGAAAAATTGAATCTTGAAAGAAAATTAGCTG AATCAGCGAAAAACAATCACAATGCCAGCACAAAGGTTGAACATGATCAACTGGCACAGACTGGAAGAGAAGATgaatcaaagaaattgaaagatgaaataaatttattacataaaaaattaaatgcaGCTGATCAAGAATTACAAGCTGCTGATGTATTACGGAGAGATTTGGAAG ATGCTCACCAAAAAGTAAAGGCTTTAGAACGTCAGCAACGACATCTCAAACAAGAACGGGATGACACTCACAGAGATCTAGTTGAAGTCAAAGAGAGAGCGAGAGAGCAAGGTCGACAACTCAAAGATACTCATGCTCAGAGGAAATTAGCTATGGAAGAGTTTACTGAAATTAATGAAAG gTTAACAGACGTACGAACTCAGAAAAAGAAATTGGCTCGACAACTTCGGGAAAAAGATGAAGAATTGGAAGCTGCTACAAGTCAGTTTAAACAAGACTTAAGAAGATCAGAGAAAGCTAAAACATCT CTGGAAGACCAACTAGAGCAGAAAACAACAGAAGTCCTCAAACAAACTAAACTGAGAGAATTGGGTGATGCGAGAGTTCGACAAGTTGAGGAGGAAATTGAAGAATTGAGGTCAAAACAAAAGTCAATGGCTG CCGATGTTCCTTCATCCTCTCATGAACAACAAATTCAGCAACTTCAAGAGACCGTATCAAGATTACGACAAGATGCAGAGAGATCGGATGTTACTCAGCGCGAGGAACTATCCCGAAAAGACACGatgcatgcatctgaaataaaacacCTCAAAGTAAAAATCCTGGAGGCAGAAAGTCAGCATGTCGCTTTACAAAGAGAAATTATGATTCTCAAAGATAAAGTGGAAAAGACAAGAAGAGAAAA CAATCTTGAACAGCAAGAAGCCATAAAAGACGTCAagttgaaatatgaaaaacaaatcaaactcGAATCTGACAATGCTGTATCGTTACAAGCTGAAGTTGAAAGATTAACGTCGGAACTTGAGAAATCTCAACAAAGCGTTAAAGCATTGGAAGAAGACATTCGAGAAGGCAAAGAAAGAAAAGAAGACGTTCAGCAATGGGAAGCTCAAATAGCTGAAATTATTCAATG GGTTTCTGATGAAAAAGATGCTCGGGGATATCTGCAGGCGTTAGCTGGTAAAATGACAGAAGAATTGGATACTTTAAAAAGCACCAGTGCTAGAGCTAATACCATGGACAAATGGCAAGCACAAAGAAGACAAAAAGTGGATCGTCag GCAATTCTTGAATTGCAATCAAATCTACAATCAGAAATTCAAGCCAAACAAAAGATATCAGAAGAATTGACTCGTGCTAAGGAACGTAATCTCGTTATTGAAAA CGAATTGCAAGAAGCCAACATCACAATAGAAGAGCTCAAAGATGAAAACGTAAATCTACGAGAAAAGAATGATTCTACATCAAAGAAAC AATCAGATCGTCGCCACTCCCAACTCTCGTTTTTAAACTTCCTCAAAGACTCGTCTCCCTCACCTGTTACTCATATTGTGGACAACTACGAACCTACGCAATCTGATATGGATTTTAATATCGATTTTAACCAGTTGGGACGCCTTGAATCCATCAAATCAGGTCAACAACACGACCCtaaccaacaacaacaacaacaaaggtCACAAATAAGATATAAATCTGGCTCTATGAGGTCGGATTCATCTATAACAAGTGAGGAATCCAGTCAAAATAATCATTATGAACAACGTAGTAGAGAGTCTAGTAGTATTAAG GAAATTGAAAACTCAAAAGCACATTCTTCTTCATCTCCCACCAGACGAGTTCCAAGTTTCAAACCAATTCAGCAACAGGTGCCTAAACCGAAAGCTCATGCGTTCATTGTGAAGACATTTTCTACG CCAACCAAATGTAATCACTGTTCATCATTGATGGTTGGATTAATGAGACAAGGAACTACGTGTGAAGTTTGTGAGTTTTCTTGCCATGTCTCTTGTGCTTCAAAAGCTCCTGCAGTTTGTCCTATTCCAAGGGAGCAAT CTAAAAGACCAAAAGGTATTGATCCTCAGAGAGGTATTGGAACTGCTTATGAAGGTTTCGTCAAAATACCGAAGCCTATGGGAGTTAGAAAAGGTTGGATAAAACAATTGGCAGTCGTCTGTGATTTCAAG CTCTTTCTCTAcgatttaaatgaaaatagaagTGGTGGTGGTGGACAACCTGGTTCTCATCAACCTAGTGTTATTGTCAGTCAAGTCATTGATATGAGAGATGAACAGTTTGAAGTCAAATCAGTGACGGAATCAGATGTTATACATGCTAACAAGAAGGATATACCTTGCAtatttagt GTTGTTGCATCATGTATGTCTCGGCCCAAACTTCGCACTCAAGTACTTATGCTTGCCGACACAGAATCTGATAAGAATAAATGGATCGGAGCATTTTCTGAACTTCATCGCGTTTTAAGAAGAAATCAACTCAAAGATAAATCAGTATTTAAACCTCTCGAAGCTTACGATTCTACATTACCAATCGTCAAGTCTGCAATGAGTGCAGCTATCATTGACAGAGACAGGATAGCTATCGGAAATGAGGAAGGTCTCTATGTAATTGAACTGCGTACTGATG AAATTGTCAAAGTCGGAGATGCCAAGAAGGTTCATGCCATTGAAGTTTTACCAAAAGCTCTATTGGTTGCTGTCATATCTGGAAGAAACAAACATGTGAGACTCCATACATGGGGAGCTCTCGATGGATCAATGCACGATGATACAGCTATAAAAATAGAAGACACAAAAGCATGTACTGCTCTGTGTTCTGGAACTGTAAGACAAGGAACAACATCCTGTCTCTGTGTAGCAATGAAAAA ACATGTCAACGTGTATGAGTTGAATTCAACAAAGACTCGTCATAAAAAAGTGAAAGACATCATGCTGCCCAACCCAGCACAGTGGATGGCTGTTTTCAATGAGAGATTATGTGCCGGATATGTTTCTGGTTTTGCTTTGTTCAGTATACAAGGGGATAATAGTCCTGTTC CTCTGATGAGTTGCGATGACAAATCACTAGCATTTTTAACCAATCCACCTGTCGATACATACTGCGCTGTTGAAATAACCCATAAAGAATATCTTCTCTGCTTTTCCA CTTGTGGGGTTTATACTGACTGGCAAGGCAGGAGATCAAGACAACTGGAGTTAATGTGGCCTGCTCCACCATCTGCTATAA CATACAATGCACCATACTTGATTGTTTATTCCGAGAATGCAGTCGATGTTTTCGATATCTTGGAAATGGAATGGCTGCAAACAATTCCACTTAAAAAAGTTCGTCCGCTATCAAGAGATGGAGCACTCAATCTTGCTTGTTCTATGGATCCACCTAAACTTGtgtatatgaaaaataaatatgacg AAGGTGACGAGCTTCAACTTTCTGAGTTGACAAGCGTTGGGAAGAGACAATATTATAAAGGAAAGACAAAAAGACGATTTGCATTCAAGGTACCGCCTGAGGAGTTGAGAAGCTCTCTGAGAAC TGAGTTATTGAAAAATCCTGAACGTCGAAGTCAACTGATTTCTGCACCAGCCAACTTCAACCATGTTGCACACATGGGACCAGGAGATGGAATGCAAATTCTGAAGGATTTACCTGGG CCTCCGCCGCAGTCGCACACCCATGACTTGATTTCAACCCCATCCAACTTTAATCATGTGTACCACTTGGGACCAGACGTCATGGATTCGTCCTTGGTCGAATTACGG cgacaacaacaacaacaacagcagcaACAGACTAGTGCTAGTGTGACAAGAGGAGCTAGTGAACCGAAGATGGGACCAATGTACAAACAACAGTCATCTTCTAACAGTCAACATGTGTCAAGATCTGAAAG TTCTCCTCAACATCGTTCTCCTGGATCTTCTCAACATCCAAGATCTTCATCATTTAATCACAGAGCTGGAGACCAATATCAGCAACATCACACAACAGTTTCATCTTCGTCATCT TCGACAACTACATCTCCTGATCGTCATGGACCCTGGAATATGTCTCAATCTGTACAGTCAAGTTACAACCAGTATGTATCAAGTTCTTCTGTTTCTGCTTCTATGGCAACTTATGATAGAGAAGATTCAGACTCTCGTCTTTCGACAG CCTCCAACAAGAGCTCAGACTTGAGTTTGCCTCCGAGCCCGAGCTCTCATCCCAAAACGACGTATCTTCTGGATTCAGAGTCCGGATCGTGGGATGCCTGA